The DNA sequence CCCTTGCCCGGCCAATGCGGACGGGAGATTTCTCATCGGTGGTTCCTTTGACCATAGGATAGCAAGTGTCGAAGTTGAGTTGGATTTTCTGGCCCTCCTTGTTGAAGGTCCAGCCTCCGATCTGCGCATAGCTGGATGGGTCCACATAGAGGCCCTTGCGCCAGGGCCGGGGATTTCGCTCCAGCTCCAGCAGCGTCTCCATTGCCTTGTCATCTCCCTGCATAGCAAGGCAACTCATCAGGTTGGAAGCCGCGCTGGAATATTCCGCAGACAACAGCGCATGGATCAGACCATCCCGCACATCGGCGGGAGCGTGATAATAGATTTCACACGGCCAGAACACCTCTGCGGCCAGTGCCACTCGCTGAATCTCCGGGGTGATGGCATCATGGTAGCCAAGCAACTGCCAAAAGTCGGTGAACTCCGGGTCCTCCATATCAGCCAGCCTCTGGATGTTCTGGATCAGGTTTTTCTGTTTCTTCGTGATTTGTTCCGGCGTCCAGGCAAGAGCAGCTTGCCGTTCTTGCTCGCACTTACATTTCCAACACAATCCCTCATAACCCAAGGGGGTTCCACAGCTGGGGCAGGTATATTTCAGACTCATGTTCTCATACTCCTTTCAGGCAATAAAAAAGCCCCACGCCGCACTGTCATAAAGACAGGCTGACGCAGGACATGAAGAAGCCGCGTTGAAGGAGCCGCATCCACCAGCAGATGTAGTTTCTTCAACAACCAAAATATTTTTTTCGTATCTTAAAGCAGCAAATTGCTGTCCAATATATTGATTCATCGCAACACCCTTTTTATTCACATAGCATTGTCTTTTATTATACCACATATTGTTTTATTCGGGAATATTTTTCTTACCCTAAGTTGTTTTATATTCACCAAAAATTGATACGCATTAACCTCACACTCACCTTCTTTTTTTATAGATAACTGTCTAATTTTTTCTCTGATTATTATATTTCTTCAAGTGATACCTTCTCTTCATATGTCATATTGCCATATCCCATATGCCACCAAGAAAACAAACTGATCCCTTGGTGGCGTATCTTTTAGCTGCTGTCTATCAGCGTATACAAAAGACTGCTTTTTCCTCCGTTTTCACGCCACCTCTGTTCCTTTTTTATAAGCCCAGCCTTTACCAGATCCTGAATCGCCCGCTCTACAGTTCTCCGTGATAGGTTTAATTCCTTTGCGATAGTACCAATCGCAGGATAGCATTGTCCGTCTGTATTACTCCGGTCTTTCAAATACATATACACAGCTTTAGCCCGATGAGGCAGATCTGAAGAATAAATTTTAGAAAAATAAGCCATCTGTTCTCCTCTCTGCTAATCAGTTCTAAGAGGTAGTCTTCGAGTAGCTGCCTTATGCTGTTTTTCCTTCGCTGTCTCTCCATGAGCCTTTCCCCCTAAAAAAGAAGCCTCCTCCAACTTTCCGCTTTCAACAGATCCCCTCCATAAGTCTTCCTCATCAAAATCAGACCGCCTTACTATTTCCTCCTCCAATTCCAATCGGTCAGCATATACAACCTCTCTTGCTGCCTGTTCCGGGACTTCATAAACCTCCTCAAACCGGATACCCCATTTTAAAAACAAAGGAAGTCTTGTCTTCATAGGGCATACCCCTGTCTTAGCAAGAATGAAATTCCCTTTTGGCAAGGTCTTTAACTCCTCCGGCGCCATTAATGGTCTGCTCATCATTTGCAGGCTCTGGCTGGGGTCATTTTTTCCTCTGGATATAGAACCAGACAACACCGTTCTGTTTCCCAATGCTTTTGATAAGATTTCTGCGCTCTCTGAGTTTGGTGCAAAACCTCCAAACAAAATATCCTGGCAGTTATCGATGATAATACTGGAACCTTCTTTTCCATAATTCTTTTCCAACTGCGCAAAGCTTTGAATGATAGGAACCATGCTGATCCGTCTTGAACGGCCTGCGGAAAACATCATCTCCATGGATTCAATTTTTGGTATGGTTCCGATTTCATCTGCAAACATCATGACTCTGTTGGGCAGCTTTCCTCCATGTTCATCTGCAATCGTCAACATTTCCCGGTAAAGCTGTTGTAAAAACAGGGATACCATAAAATACTTCGTGTTATCTTCTTCCGGCAGCACAATAAAAATTGCTGACTTTTCCCTACAGAATGTTTCCGTGTCCAAAGTACTCTCAAAGCACAGGATCTGTTCCATCTCAGAATCCAGAAACGCATTCAATCTGGACATTGTTGTGGATAGCACAGAGGCCATTGCCTGATCCGCAGAATTTAAAGCTGCTCCTGCAAACCACTTCGCCTTGTGAGTAGGTGGCAGCTTATCCATAAGTAACTGGAACAGGCTCCGGTTCTTCACGGGGGATGGCGCCAGAAGATCCTGAATCAGCTTGAACACAGAAATGATATGGCGTTTCTCTGGCGGGCAATACTCTGCAATCAACAGAATCACAGAAGTCAGCAAACCTTCTGCTGCATCATAGAAAAAAGCATTTTGTCCATAACTGCTGGCAGAAGCCCCTTCAGAGCAGATAATTGTTTTAGCTGTAATTTTCGCATACTTCTCTGCTCTTGCCTTTGCTGCCAGATTTTCAGGATTCTTTAAATACTCATCCATGTATTTATTAACCAGCGTCAGGATATTGTTGCCATCAGAACGGGTGGGATTTCGTAAATCCAGAATGGAAATCCGATAGCCATAATATTCCTTGGCTATACCTGCATAATTACGAAACAGATCGCCCTTCGTGTCTGTGGTGAGGAAACTCATTCCTGAAGCACAGGCATATTCGATATTGGGGTATAAGAAGTTTGCGGTCTTACCCACTCCTGCTGCCCCGATCATGAGACAGTGAATATCTCCACTGTCTACCAGTGCTGAAATGGAATTTCCTTTCTTTTTGCATCCAACTACCAGCCCCTGCTCTTTTGGTAGATGCTTTCCTGCTCTCCATTGTTCCGGTTCATATGGTACATGTGCATACGTTTCCCGTATTTCCTTTTCCGTTGCAAACCGTGCAGTTCCATACTGCCCGTCTCCTACCGTTCTCGATTTAATTCCGTTTAAGGTATAATGATTTGATATCATTACCAGACTGCCGATTACAGCGAACATCCCCAAACCTATACAAATAAATATAATGACTCCCTGTATCCTACTCCCCTCCTCTCACATCATCTGTATAACTGTCTGCTGTCTATTCATATATTCCGGCGGTGGCTTCTTCAGTTCTTGAAGATCCTCATTCCAATCCTTAAGATTTGAAAAAAGCGAGAATACCATATGGTATCCCCGCTCAGACAGGTTTTTCTTTATCCGTTCCCTTGCCTGGATTCCCGCCTTATCATGATCCAGACATAAAGCAATTTGGGAGATGTGCGGTGCATCATTCAAAAGCTGCATCAACGCATGTTCTGCCACCCCACAGAGTGCCACATAACTATGATCCATCCACCCCTTTTGATACATGGAAATAAAAGACAGCATATCAATCGGTGCCTCAAATACATACACGGTATTACTCTTCCCAATCCAACGAAAACTGTACCTTGGATCACATCCTTCTACATTCCCCTTAAATGGTTGTCCCTTCTGACAGGTTCCCCTTTTATGTGCATGGCGTGGAATTCCATCTGAATCAAAACCCACAAACACAACATTATGATATTTGACATCTTCATAAATCATGTGTTTTCCTGCAAATACAGATACTACTTTAGGATCCACACACCTTGTCTTTATCAGATACGCAAAAGCACGGTGCATGGTCTGGTTCGCCTCTGGAAGTACGAATGGCTTTTTCGGTTCTAGTTGCTGATTCACGCTTTCCCGGTATGCAACTCCCTGTTCTCCGCCAAGCAGCATTGTAACTGCGTCCGGAAAGCTCTGGTTATAAAACATCCGCACAAAGTCAATGGCACAGCCTCCCTTTTCTGTCGCGTGATCATACCATCGATTTCCCCTCACTGTAATACTGTGATCACTGGCCAGGCGCTTTTCTCTTCCAGAACGAAGCAGCTTTTCCCCCTGCCTGGAAAGAAAATCTTCCAGATCCACCGCATTGGCCCTCTGTTTCTGTTCTTCCGTAAAATAAACAAATTCTCCCATGCCATCCTCCTTCGTCAATAAATACCTTGTGCCGGCTCCTGATCCTCCCTATGATGTCCTTGAGCCTGCTTTTTCTCTAACAGTTTCCTGCGTCGTTTCCGGTCAATCTGATACCGCTTCATTTCCATTGGTCTCTGTACTTCTTCGCAAAACAGCTTTTCCAGATGATGAAGCAGTCTGGTTGCTGCCAGAAACAAGGATGGATCCTGATATGCATCCAGATGTTCCAGTAAAAAACTGGCATACAGATTTCCTTGTTCTGCCGATGCTGTCAGATATTCCACTGCCTTTTCCCGATCACGGGAAACATCTCTGCCACAGAGATATAACTTTCCCAATACATACTGGGCATACTGGTTTCCTTTTTCCGCACATAGTCCTAGGTAATGTACTGCTGTTTCCACATTTTTCGTTACATGTTCTCCTGAAAGATATAACTTCCCTAACTGATAAAAGGCCCATTCATTTTTCTGCTCCGCTGCCTGTTGAAGCCATTTCATTGCCACTTCCACTTGAGGAGAATACTCTTCCCCCTTGAGATATAGCATTCCAAGCCGATACTGCGCATACGGATTTCCTTTTTCCGCTGACAGGCTGAGCCACTTCACAGCCGCTTCCACATCCTTCGGTATTTCCTCCCCCAAAAGCAACAAACATCCCATCCGATATGCAGCATATTCATTTCCAAGTTCCGCTGCAGAGCGGAACCATTTCATGGCCTGATCCATATCTTTATTAAAATACACACCATCCTGGTATAATTTCCCCAACACATACTGGGCAGCTGAGTGCTCTGCATTTGCTGCTTTTGTAAGCCATTCCACTGCCTGGCCGCTGTCTCCACTTCCCGTTTCCAGCCAGAGTGTTCCAAGTGCATACTGAGCATTGATATTCCCCAGCTTTGCAGACTTTTCCCAATACCTGGCCGCCCCCTCATCATCTTTGCTGGTTCCCGTTCCAGTATGAAGCATCTGACCAATCCGGTACTGGAGTTTATCATCATGACTTTTTTCTTCCAGAACCACAAAACCGGAATACGCATTCTGAAATCTCCACTCTGCCTGCTGTAAATCCGGCTCTGTACCCAAACCATCCCTATACATCTTCGCCAGTTCCAGGCTGGCATAAGGATTTCCCTGCTCTGCTGAACTCATATATAGAGAAAACGCCCGTATATCATTTTGCTCCACCCCCCGGCCCCGCCGGTAAAGCCCAGCCAGCGAATACTGGGCATACTTATGATCCATTGCAGCCGCCTGAGAAAACCAGTGTGCCGCCTTTTCATAATTTTGTTCTGCTCCCAAACCAGAAGCATACATTTTCCCAATACGATATTGCAGATAGGGTTTCTCCTTTTTCTTTACGGATTCTTCTCTTACAAGAAATGCTTCCAATGCTTTCTCATACCATTTCTGTGCCAGCCCAACATCCGCATCCCGTCCCAAGCCATCCGCAAACATCCGGCCAAGGTCGTGCATGGCAAACCCATTCCCCTG is a window from the Lachnospiraceae bacterium GAM79 genome containing:
- a CDS encoding helix-turn-helix domain-containing protein, producing MAYFSKIYSSDLPHRAKAVYMYLKDRSNTDGQCYPAIGTIAKELNLSRRTVERAIQDLVKAGLIKKEQRWRENGGKSSLLYTLIDSS
- a CDS encoding type IV secretory system conjugative DNA transfer family protein, whose amino-acid sequence is MFAVIGSLVMISNHYTLNGIKSRTVGDGQYGTARFATEKEIRETYAHVPYEPEQWRAGKHLPKEQGLVVGCKKKGNSISALVDSGDIHCLMIGAAGVGKTANFLYPNIEYACASGMSFLTTDTKGDLFRNYAGIAKEYYGYRISILDLRNPTRSDGNNILTLVNKYMDEYLKNPENLAAKARAEKYAKITAKTIICSEGASASSYGQNAFFYDAAEGLLTSVILLIAEYCPPEKRHIISVFKLIQDLLAPSPVKNRSLFQLLMDKLPPTHKAKWFAGAALNSADQAMASVLSTTMSRLNAFLDSEMEQILCFESTLDTETFCREKSAIFIVLPEEDNTKYFMVSLFLQQLYREMLTIADEHGGKLPNRVMMFADEIGTIPKIESMEMMFSAGRSRRISMVPIIQSFAQLEKNYGKEGSSIIIDNCQDILFGGFAPNSESAEILSKALGNRTVLSGSISRGKNDPSQSLQMMSRPLMAPEELKTLPKGNFILAKTGVCPMKTRLPLFLKWGIRFEEVYEVPEQAAREVVYADRLELEEEIVRRSDFDEEDLWRGSVESGKLEEASFLGGKAHGETAKEKQHKAATRRLPLRTD
- a CDS encoding DUF3991 and toprim domain-containing protein; translated protein: MGEFVYFTEEQKQRANAVDLEDFLSRQGEKLLRSGREKRLASDHSITVRGNRWYDHATEKGGCAIDFVRMFYNQSFPDAVTMLLGGEQGVAYRESVNQQLEPKKPFVLPEANQTMHRAFAYLIKTRCVDPKVVSVFAGKHMIYEDVKYHNVVFVGFDSDGIPRHAHKRGTCQKGQPFKGNVEGCDPRYSFRWIGKSNTVYVFEAPIDMLSFISMYQKGWMDHSYVALCGVAEHALMQLLNDAPHISQIALCLDHDKAGIQARERIKKNLSERGYHMVFSLFSNLKDWNEDLQELKKPPPEYMNRQQTVIQMM
- the mobL gene encoding relaxase MobL — protein: MTKLIFTSRYLKDAKPSQKENYVHYIGTRKGVEKIDTSKKHLPATVSQKKLVHQLLQDFPATKEMLEYEDYQRKPTIENASEFIFCALEQNLDIAATRKNYVDYLAHRPRVEKIGEHGLFTDEGEPVVLGQVQNQVADHKGIVWTHVISLRREDAARLGYDSAVQWMALLRSKRAMLCKHMKIDSANLKWYAAFHNESHHPHVHLLVYSVKDGEGYLTKQSIEAMRSELAHDIFRQDFANIYEEQAQSRMDLKERSEVVMKTWIDEIRAGTLKSSEIETSMMQLSKRLQNTGGKKVYGYLKRDVKDLVDHIVDELEKDDRVSALYREWGLWQDEIVKTYRKQTEELPPLSKQPKLKSIKNMVIAEALRLGSHHFLFEENEDGYSEPKDDFFIQEPNPVAELTGELDSDYAEEELKQELFPNGRKEKSSSNWWTDGYIQARNYLYGSDSTLQDFEKAYQKFLQEAEQGNGFAMHDLGRMFADGLGRDADVGLAQKWYEKALEAFLVREESVKKKEKPYLQYRIGKMYASGLGAEQNYEKAAHWFSQAAAMDHKYAQYSLAGLYRRGRGVEQNDIRAFSLYMSSAEQGNPYASLELAKMYRDGLGTEPDLQQAEWRFQNAYSGFVVLEEKSHDDKLQYRIGQMLHTGTGTSKDDEGAARYWEKSAKLGNINAQYALGTLWLETGSGDSGQAVEWLTKAANAEHSAAQYVLGKLYQDGVYFNKDMDQAMKWFRSAAELGNEYAAYRMGCLLLLGEEIPKDVEAAVKWLSLSAEKGNPYAQYRLGMLYLKGEEYSPQVEVAMKWLQQAAEQKNEWAFYQLGKLYLSGEHVTKNVETAVHYLGLCAEKGNQYAQYVLGKLYLCGRDVSRDREKAVEYLTASAEQGNLYASFLLEHLDAYQDPSLFLAATRLLHHLEKLFCEEVQRPMEMKRYQIDRKRRRKLLEKKQAQGHHREDQEPAQGIY